A genomic segment from Nicotiana tabacum cultivar K326 chromosome 9, ASM71507v2, whole genome shotgun sequence encodes:
- the LOC107768212 gene encoding dihydrolipoyllysine-residue acetyltransferase component 2 of pyruvate dehydrogenase complex, mitochondrial isoform X1 — translation MTYATHVLRHSKKIRSSSNLLRHDSLRWFSNGTRPSVEKGDDILRCQSGFNRCNSDSAVSNNSCRAVSPTMSCVATYNGNALRAAIAPSASTASMAFMRGSQVPSRRCFSTASDFPPHQEIGMPSLSPTMTEGNIARWLKKEGDKVSPGEVLCEVETDKATVEMECMEEGYLAKILRGDGASSIKVGEVIAITVEEEDDIAKFKDYQPSTSDATPSPKAPPPPTPSKEEVAEKPVTPSEPKVSKPSAPPADRIFASPLARKIAEDHNIPLSNIKGTGPEGRIVKADIEDYLASRGKEAPAAAPKAEESLDYTDIPVSQIRKVTASRLLLSKQTIPHYYLTVDACVDKLMELRSQLNSLQEASGGKKLSVNDLVIKAAALALRKVPQCNSSWTNDYIRQYHNININVAVQTDNGLYVPVVRDADKKGLSTIAEEVKNLAQKAKENSLKPQDYEGGTFTVSNLGGPFGIKQFCAIINPPQSAILAVGSAERRVIPGSGQDQYTLASMMSVTLSCDHRVIDGAIGAQWLKAFKGYIETPESMLL, via the exons ATCAGAAGTTCTTCAAATTTATTACGGCATGACTCTCTCCGCTGGTTCAGTAATGGCACGAGGCCTTCTGTGGAGAAGGGAGATG ATATTTTAAGGTGCCAGTCTGGTTTCAATAGATGCAACTCAGATTCAGCAGTCTCCAACAACAGCTGTAGAGCAGTATCTCCCACG ATGTCATGTGTGGCAACATATAATGGAAATGCTCTGAGAGCTGCAATTGCTCCATCTGCCTCCACTGCTAGCATGGCTTTCATGAGAGG ATCACAAGTGCCTTCAAGGAGGTGTTTCTCCACTGCTTCAG ATTTTCCTCCACACCAAGAGATTGGTATGCCCTCTCTTTCACCTACAATGACAGAG GGAAATATTGCCAGATGGTTAAAGAAAGAGGGTGATAAAGTTTCTCCTGGTGAAGTGCTATGTGAAGTGGAAACA GATAAAGCAACAGTGGAGATGGAGTGCATGGAAGAGGGATATCTAGCTAAGATTCTTCGCGGTGACGGAGCAAGTAGTATCAAAGTTGGAGAG GTGATTGCTATTACCGTTGAAGAGGAAGATGACATTGCAAAATTTAAAGATTACCAACCTTCAACATCGGATGCTACACCTTCACCAAAAGCGCCTCCTCCTCCAACTCCTTCCAAAGAAGAGGTTGCCGAGAAACCTGTCACCCCATCAGAGCCAAAAGTTTCTAAACCTAGTGCGCCTCCGGCAGATCGCATTTTTGCTAGTCCTCTGGCTAGAAAAATAGCGGAAGATCACAAT ATACCTCTCTCAAACATCAAAGGAACAGGTCCTGAGGGACGTATTGTGAAAGCTGATATTGAAGATTATCTTG CTTCTCGCGGAAAGGAAGCCCCTGCAGCAGCTCCTAAGGCTGAGGAATCTCTTGATTACACAGATATTCCTGTTTCACAGATAAGAAAG GTGACAGCTTCTAGGTTGCTGCTGTCAAAGCAAACCATTCCCCATTACTATTTGACTGTTGATGCATGCGTCGACAAACTTATGGA ATTGAGGAGCCAGCTCAATTCATTGCAAGAGGCTTCGGGAGGAAAGAAGTTATCTGTTAATGATCTTGTAATAAAG GCTGCTGCTTTAGCTCTTCGAAAAGTTCCTCAATGCAACAGTTCATGGACCAATGATTACATTCGCCA GTATCACAACATAAATATCAATGTAGCAGTGCAGACTGACAATGGGCTTTACGTTCCTGTTGTCAGG GATGCTGATAAGAAAGGTTTATCCACTATTGCCGAGGAAGTGAAGAACTTAGCCCAGAAAGCAAAAGAGAACAGCTTAAAACCACAGGATTATGAG GGAGGGACATTCACTGTTAGCAATTTGGGAGGGCCTTTTGGTATTAAACAGTTTTGTGCCATCATTAACCCTCCACAATCAGCCATCCTAGCTGTTGGTTCTG CTGAGAGAAGGGTGATACCTGGTTCGGGCCAAGACCAGTATACGCTTGCCAGTATGATGTCTGTAACATTGAGCTGTGATCACCGGGTGATTGATG GCGCAATTGGTGCACAATGGCTCAAAGCATTCAAAGGCTACATAGAGACTCCAGAGTCTATGTTACTGTAG
- the LOC107768212 gene encoding dihydrolipoyllysine-residue acetyltransferase component 2 of pyruvate dehydrogenase complex, mitochondrial isoform X2, giving the protein MSCVATYNGNALRAAIAPSASTASMAFMRGSQVPSRRCFSTASDFPPHQEIGMPSLSPTMTEGNIARWLKKEGDKVSPGEVLCEVETDKATVEMECMEEGYLAKILRGDGASSIKVGEVIAITVEEEDDIAKFKDYQPSTSDATPSPKAPPPPTPSKEEVAEKPVTPSEPKVSKPSAPPADRIFASPLARKIAEDHNIPLSNIKGTGPEGRIVKADIEDYLASRGKEAPAAAPKAEESLDYTDIPVSQIRKVTASRLLLSKQTIPHYYLTVDACVDKLMELRSQLNSLQEASGGKKLSVNDLVIKAAALALRKVPQCNSSWTNDYIRQYHNININVAVQTDNGLYVPVVRDADKKGLSTIAEEVKNLAQKAKENSLKPQDYEGGTFTVSNLGGPFGIKQFCAIINPPQSAILAVGSAERRVIPGSGQDQYTLASMMSVTLSCDHRVIDGAIGAQWLKAFKGYIETPESMLL; this is encoded by the exons ATGTCATGTGTGGCAACATATAATGGAAATGCTCTGAGAGCTGCAATTGCTCCATCTGCCTCCACTGCTAGCATGGCTTTCATGAGAGG ATCACAAGTGCCTTCAAGGAGGTGTTTCTCCACTGCTTCAG ATTTTCCTCCACACCAAGAGATTGGTATGCCCTCTCTTTCACCTACAATGACAGAG GGAAATATTGCCAGATGGTTAAAGAAAGAGGGTGATAAAGTTTCTCCTGGTGAAGTGCTATGTGAAGTGGAAACA GATAAAGCAACAGTGGAGATGGAGTGCATGGAAGAGGGATATCTAGCTAAGATTCTTCGCGGTGACGGAGCAAGTAGTATCAAAGTTGGAGAG GTGATTGCTATTACCGTTGAAGAGGAAGATGACATTGCAAAATTTAAAGATTACCAACCTTCAACATCGGATGCTACACCTTCACCAAAAGCGCCTCCTCCTCCAACTCCTTCCAAAGAAGAGGTTGCCGAGAAACCTGTCACCCCATCAGAGCCAAAAGTTTCTAAACCTAGTGCGCCTCCGGCAGATCGCATTTTTGCTAGTCCTCTGGCTAGAAAAATAGCGGAAGATCACAAT ATACCTCTCTCAAACATCAAAGGAACAGGTCCTGAGGGACGTATTGTGAAAGCTGATATTGAAGATTATCTTG CTTCTCGCGGAAAGGAAGCCCCTGCAGCAGCTCCTAAGGCTGAGGAATCTCTTGATTACACAGATATTCCTGTTTCACAGATAAGAAAG GTGACAGCTTCTAGGTTGCTGCTGTCAAAGCAAACCATTCCCCATTACTATTTGACTGTTGATGCATGCGTCGACAAACTTATGGA ATTGAGGAGCCAGCTCAATTCATTGCAAGAGGCTTCGGGAGGAAAGAAGTTATCTGTTAATGATCTTGTAATAAAG GCTGCTGCTTTAGCTCTTCGAAAAGTTCCTCAATGCAACAGTTCATGGACCAATGATTACATTCGCCA GTATCACAACATAAATATCAATGTAGCAGTGCAGACTGACAATGGGCTTTACGTTCCTGTTGTCAGG GATGCTGATAAGAAAGGTTTATCCACTATTGCCGAGGAAGTGAAGAACTTAGCCCAGAAAGCAAAAGAGAACAGCTTAAAACCACAGGATTATGAG GGAGGGACATTCACTGTTAGCAATTTGGGAGGGCCTTTTGGTATTAAACAGTTTTGTGCCATCATTAACCCTCCACAATCAGCCATCCTAGCTGTTGGTTCTG CTGAGAGAAGGGTGATACCTGGTTCGGGCCAAGACCAGTATACGCTTGCCAGTATGATGTCTGTAACATTGAGCTGTGATCACCGGGTGATTGATG GCGCAATTGGTGCACAATGGCTCAAAGCATTCAAAGGCTACATAGAGACTCCAGAGTCTATGTTACTGTAG
- the LOC107768192 gene encoding zeatin O-glucosyltransferase-like: MESVVVFVVPFPAQGHLNQLLQFSCLISSYGIPTHFVGFKTHIQQAKSRNLQDMQKIQFHEFPTPDFESPPPVQNSISKFPTHLQPSFEASKQLREPFSNLLHEFSNKVKRIIVIHDPLMSSVVQDVSSISNAESYAFNCISAFTQLFSFWEAIGRPFPVEGMPKNLPSMEGCFSFEIMNFMAYQYEFMHYRSGDIFNSCRLIEGTYVDMLNKLEMNANKKQWVVGPILPDLTMVAGKDSRNRHKSLEWLDKQAPKSVLYISFGSATTMTNEQIQELAMGLEKSKQKFLWVLRDADKGNVFDGETRKARIPKGYEERMEGIGMVVTDWAPQLEILGHISIGGFMSHCGWNSCMESITMGVPILAWPMHSEQPWNASLIIDILEVGIPATEEAHQMELVNSLTIEKVVNRLMVSKKGKEMRSRAENLGREVWQSRNEGGVSQLELNSFIAHISR, from the coding sequence ATGGAATCTGTTGTTGTATTTGTAGTGCCATTTCCAGCACAAGGCCATCTTAACCAGCTGCTACAATTTTCATGTCTGATCTCTTCATATGGGATTCCAACTCATTTTGTTGGCTTCAAAACTCACATTCAGCAGGCTAAATCAAGAAACCTTCAAGATATGCAGAAAATTCAGTTTCATGAATTCCCAACTCCAGATTTTGAGTCTCCTCCTCCAGttcaaaattccatctcaaaattTCCAACACATCTTCAACCATCTTTTGAAGCCTCTAAACAGCTACGCGAACCGTTTTCGAATCTCCTACATGAATTCTCCAACAAAGTGAAAAGAATTATTGTTATACATGACCCTCTTATGTCTtctgtggtgcaggatgtttcttcCATTTCAAATGCAGAGTCCTATGCCTTCAATTGCATCTCTGCTTTCACTCAATTGTTTAGCTTTTGGGAAGCTATTGGAAGACCTTTTCCAGTTGAGGGAATGCCAAAAAATCTACCATCAATGGAAGGCTGTTTTTCCtttgaaatcatgaattttaTGGCTTATCAGTATGAGTTTATGCACTATAGATCAGGAGATATATTCAATTCATGCAGATTGATTGAAGGAACTTATGTTGATATGTTAAACAAGTTGGAAATGAATGCAAACAAGAAGCAATGGGTTGTTGGACCTATACTACCAGATTTAACAATGGTTGCAGGCAAAGATTCAAGAAACAGGCACAAAAGCTTGGAATGGCTAGATAAACAAGCTCCAAAATCTGTTCTTTACATCTCTTTTGGATCGGCAACTACAATGACCAATGAACAAATTCAAGAATTGGCTATGGGGTTAGAAAAGAGCAAGCAAAAGTTTTTGTGGGTGTTGAGAGATGCAGATAAAGGAAATGTTTTTGATGGAGAAACAAGAAAAGCAAGAATACCAAAAGGGTATGAAGAAAGAATGGAAGGAATAGGTATGGTTGTAACAGATTGGGCACCACAGTTAGAAATCTTGGGACACATTTCTATTGGCGGATTTATGAGTCACTGTGGTTGGAATTCATGCATGGAAAGTATTACAATGGGAGTTCCAATATTAGCTTGGCCAATGCACTCTGAACAACCATGGAATGCTTCACTAATAATTGATATTTTAGAAGTTGGTATTCCAGCGACAGAAGAAGCACACCAAATGGAATTGGTTAACTCATTAACAATTGAGAAAGTTGTAAATAGATTGATGGTGTCTAAAAAAGGGAAGGAGATGAGAAGTAGGGCTGAGAATTTGGGTAGAGAAGTTTGGCAATCAAGAAATGAAGGAGGTGTTTCTCAACTAGAGCTCAACTCCTTCATTGCTCATATTAGCAGATAG